The stretch of DNA tggtttattttgatggtaGACATTATTTTCGCGTTCCTACTAATTTCGGTGGTGGTACCTTGGTTCTGCAAAAAACTCCGTTTTGGTGATATGTATTATTTTTGCGTTCCTACTAATTTTGGTGGTGATAAATTGGTTCTACAAAAAATGTCTCAGAAACAGCCTCTCTCTAAGTAATACCACTGTCACAGGCACTATCAGACAACTAaggattttatatttaatttggaATTGACATGACTTGTATGTTTGTTGTTTGAACGAACGGCTAAGTAACCGCGGCATGGCGCAACGTACGCATCATTTATTACCAAAAAAAGAAATGCTGCTATAATAAATTGGCAACCTATATATTCAAGCTCTCTTCACTATATAGCTTATGGTTATAGCTTCTTTTGTATGCTTGCCAACTACTTTCTTGTTATTTTGCTGCGCTCAAACACTTTTTCCTACTGTTAATATGCAGATTTACTTTTGGTTTGTTACATTGTACTAGCTGTGTCATCATTGAGAATCTTCAACAAATAAAACATATGGCTATTTCTTCCACTCACACTACATACATGTTTGATAATTTATTACGAAGTTATTAGTTCATATTCCAGCACTCGTGGCCTTTTGCTATATATGTAGGTTTGATAATTTATTACGAAGTTATTAGTTCATATTTCAGCACTCGTGGCCTTTTGCTATATATGTTGGTTTTCCTGTTTATGTTTATTAGTGTACACATCTTTTGATTATTAGCTTTTGTGGTGCCAAATCATATGCTATATTTtactttgaatttttattttctcttGTCATAGCCAGCTAAATCTCACAGTTTCTTATATCGGTATACTAATAGTCTTAAGTTTAGATAATTCTGATTTGCTTGATACTATAAATTAGCCATGTTGCCGCGACAGAAAAAAGAAAACTCAGTAGATATAAACATGATTAAGAACTCTCATAAACGAAATGATCGTAAGCTAGAAAAAAATATGCATCGACGCAAACAAAATAAGTCACATGGTTTGCATGGGCTGGACGTAGAAAATTCTAAGATTGACCTATTATTGTATATAGCAAATACTCCAGATGTGCTACCTAATGTGTCTGATTGTAAATATTGTGGTGCTCGGCGCATATATAGCGAACCACCAACATTTTGTTGTTCATCGggagaaataaatattttatgttcagaAATGCCTTCTGATTCGATTCAACTGTATATTGGTAATGACGACGATGCAAAAGAATTTAATACGCGCGTTCGTAGTTACAATAACATGTTTGCTTTCACGTCAATGGGAGTACATTGTGACGAAACTTTAGCTAGAAGAAATGCTAGAATTTATACATTTCGTGTACAAGGCCAGCTTTATCATTTTATAGACCAATTAATATGGCCagataacaaaaataaaaaaaacctaCAGCTGTATTTCTTCGATACTGAACACGAAACGTCTAATCGGGTGTCtattaaatcaaaatttaaagaAAGTCTTAcagaaaaattaattcaaattttaacaAAAAATCCATATGGAAAATTTTCCCGCAGTTTGAAttgtattgaaaatttgaacgaATATAAGATTGCTCTGCTGGCTGACCCTGCTACTGATCAACGAGTTTTTAATCGGCCCACTGTGCCTCAGGTTGCTGGAATATGGCTAGAATCTAATGAGGACAATCAATGCATAGGTCAACATATACAAGTGTACCCAAAAAGCAATTGccctcaaataattaaacattactttgGTTATTATGATCCTTTGCAATACCCTCTCATATTTCCAAACGGAGAATCTGGTTGGCATCGAGACATTAAAAGATTAGACCACACACAAATGAAAATGCAGCCTAGGCCAATTTGTAGTGGTCAAACCACCAATTGCATAGAAAATGCAACCAGCAcagatttttttataaacactgaAGTACAAGGTACTTTTCGTGTAATATTTAAGATCCATTACACATTTGTTATGGTATTTTGTCCTTAGCAATCCTTTTTTTTTGtagcttcaaaaaaaaaaaaacaggacCCAACGTTCAAAGGTGTCGTGCCGGAAATATTATTGTTACAAGTTGcaaataagaaataatgatATGTCCTTCATACTGCATATTGGTAGGCTTTTACAACAGTGCATAgttgacatgtatattaaaatAGAAACCTCAAGGTTAGAATTTTTTAGAACTTCAGACATGCAAAACCGCTTATGCAATGAGGCCTACAATGGGTTATTGGATAGTATTGCGCAAGGACGTGAAATAGGCTCCGACATTGGAAAACGTGTAATATTACCCACGTCATTCATTGGAGGCCCTAGAGATATGCGTAAAAGATATATGGATGCTATCGCTTTAGTTCAACGTTTTGGTAAAcctgatatttttttaacaataactTCAAATCCAAATTGGCATGAAATAAAAGCTCTTTTGCCTTCCATTTAATGAAATTCAGAATAGGCCTGATTTAATATCCAGGATTTTTCATGTAAAACTTCGAGTTTTAACATATGAGCTATTTAAAAAGGATATCTTTGGCCATGTTATTGCGTACACAAGTGtaataagattttaaaaaagaGGCTTACCTCATGCCCATTTTCTGCTCATTTTAAATCAGGCTGCAAAAATGTTTCATCCTGAGGCGTTTGATAGAATTGTTTGTGCAGAGTTGTCTGATCCACACTCTAATCCATATTCGTTCTCATTAGTAGTGAAACATAAGATCCATGGTCCCTGTGGTTTGCTTAATCCAGCATGTCCTTGTATGAAAAAAGGGTGTTGCAAATATAGTTACCCTAAAGAATTCTCAGAAAACACTAGATATGGAACGAATTCATACCCGATATATCGTCGCCGAAATGACAAAAATGTTATTACTATAAGGGGTGCGTCACTTGATAGTCGTTGGGTCGTTCCTTACAGTCCATATTTGCTTGCTAAATTTAATTGCCACATTAATGTCGAAATATGTTCGACAATTCAagctataaaatatatttacaagTATATATACAAAGGACATGACAAAATTTTATATAGATTACACGAAAATGAACAATAACACCTTGTTGATGAGGCAAAGAATTTTCAATCTACTAGATGGATTTCACCTCCTGAATCTGCCTGGCGAATTTTCAGCTTTGATCTTAACCATGTACACTCATCTGTTATATGTTTACCGATTCATTTAGAAAATGAACAAGTTGTAACATTAGCTGCTAATCAATCAGTGTTCAGCATTGCTAACAATCCAACGAATAAAAAGACTATTTTAACACAATTTTTCCACATgaacaaatataataattaCGCTCAAAAGCTAAATTGCTTATATGTCGAATTCCCCGAATATTTTACTTGGCACAGTGATTCCAAAGAGTGGGAACCTCATAAAAAGCAGGAGGTCATAGGCCGAATTTTTAGTTGTCGTCCTTCTAACAATgaaaagttttatttaaaattgttgTTAATGCATGTCAGAAAACCAGTTTCTTTTAAAGATTTAAGAATAGTCAATGAGTTAATCTTCACAACATTCAGATATGCCGCACAAATGTTAGGCCTGATAGAAAATGGCAACACTGCTGATATGTGTATCGAAGAGCTGCTGCTTACCTAATGCCTCATGCTTTGCGACAATTGTTTGCTACTGTTCTTGTTTTTTGCTACCCAAAAAATCctattcaattatggttaaaaTACCAGCATTTTCTCTCagaagatttttctcaaaacAAAGCTCTTACTCCCACTGTAATTAGTCACAAAGTTCTAGACATAGTTGACAATTATCTTTATTCCATGGGGAAAAAATTGGATGACTTTTTCCATTTAGACAAAGATGTGAGCCAAAGTTAGGATGATAGCTTAGCAAAAGAATTACAATCTGAACGCGACATTACTGTTCCTGTGGAGGACCTATTAGCTGTTgagaaattaaatttagaaCAAAAAAATGCTTACAATCAAATCTTACATCATGTGCATAATGATCTACCAACTGCTTTCTTCATTGATGGCCCTGGAGGTACTGGAAAAACTTTTCTGTATAAAGCTCTTCTTGCTACAATTCGCTCCGCTGGTGACATAGCAATAGCTACAACAACTTCAGGGGTCGCAGCATCTTTGCTTCCAGGAGGTCGAACTTCTCattcaagatttaaaattcCTTTAGAGGACAACAATATCAAATCCTATAGTATTAGTAAACAAAGTGCATTAACACATTTAATAACACTAGCAAAACTCATTATTTGGGATGAGGCTACGATGGCTAGGCATAGTATTATTGAAAAATTCAATGAAATGTTACAAGACATTTGATAGACgtggtttttacatgttttagtgcatattaccgcccgagcgcgaatgcCGCATTCCCCAAGAGAAattacagaagatgtggcgctcgaGTGGTattattctaccgcccgagctcCGTTTATTTTTGGAAATAATCCTTGGCCGATTCCTTACCTTATGTTGTGGATGGGGATGATATGGAAAGGGGGGTTGGACGTTTTTAGGGTCATTCAGACTTCATTGAGCAGCCGCCGCGAGCTTGGGAGAGAATTTTgcgcttggagttgaagattcgaagatttccgggcGTCGTTCCTCGCATTTTCGTCTAGCCTAGTAtttttaatctagtttttatcatttaaacttAGTTTTGTTTATTTCTAATATGAATTTGAGTAGCTAAACtttaatatttgttgggatttaaggggatcctaccccaaactttgatataattaatttacatatcgatttttgatgtattcttgattatactattgttttatcgtgttgttaaagcgtaactaactttaataacaattttatattgcGACTGAGTttgagagaataacttgtgctaggaacgagtagtataatccgtggatctacaatttacatagatatataaATTGGATACAcgccgatagttatagtcctaagggtcgaaaactagggggtttcatagatcgacatgcaattcgctcttaataaataattaaagacatttaattactttattgagtagaattagtttggcatagctcgagagagtgtgttcaattgaatagaaaATCCTATCGGAAGGATATAATcattatcgaacgaattaattaattaacgaggggtaggtgaaccgatattcccaacaaattcatctctcattgaatttttaatcaaccattttacatattataattcattattccattcttgaatcattttatttgcatatttatttgagcatagtagtaatcattcaatcaattttcgttgctaaagatttattaactgaaaataataattgtcaaacacAGTCtctagtggaacgatactcgtactcacgtacattatactattacttgacatcgtgcacttgcgattaattttgagcacaaaaccatatttttattaaggattccacaggtgcaagttttgctcgatcaacaTTATGGACTCGAAATTATTATTTGGCGGCGAACTTGTTGTATTTGGTGGTGATTTTCGTCAAACATTGCCCGTTATTCTAAAAAGCACAAAGGATGATATTATAGATGCTTCCATTGTTATGTCACCATTATGGAATCAGCTAACTAAAATAAAACTCCAAATAAATATGCGTGCATTAATTGATTCTAACATCTcatcttggttgtggaaaattGGTAATGGGACTGAAGTTACTAACAAAGACAATGAAATCCATATCCCATCTCACATAAACATCTCATTCACAGATGACATTACGTCTTTGAATACGTTAATAAACATGGTGTTCCCAAACATTACTGATTCTAATTTAGATATCTCTTTATTTGTAAAACGCGCAACACTTGCAACAAGAAATGACTTTGTTCACGAAATCAATGATGTTCTTATAAATAAATTTCCTGGAGAAAAAACTACCTACTATAGCTGTGACGAGAACACAAGCAGTTGTATAATACCAGATCAGGAAGATTTATTCCACTGTTTAACTCCTCAAGGACTTCCTCCACACAAATTAACTGTTAAAATAAATTCACCAATCATGTTGTTACGAAATATTAATCCAACTGAAGGGCTTTGCAATGGTACATGTTTACTTTGCAAGGGTTTTagtaaaaatgttatttatgCGGAAATTTCAGTAGGCACACATGCAGGAAAACCCGCCTTCATTCCTCGAATAACGTTGGAATCTCCGCATGATGATTTTTCATCTATTCCATTTAAAAGAAAACAATTCCAGTACGTTTATGTTACGCAATGACTATTAACAAAGCACAAGGTCAAAATTTAGATTTTGTTGGTATTTTTTATCTAAAAGAACCGGTTTTTTCACATGGACAACTATATGTTGCATTATCGAGAGCTAAGAATATGGATCAAGTAAAGGTACTTATTAGACCACCAACACCATTAGTTCAGAGCGTTAAATGCACTAAAAATATAGTATACCTTGAAGTTTTGGATGTTGCACATGCTTATTGACGCAGGTTAGTTTTTATCTTTCTTATCTTTTCATTAACAAAAGCATTGCatacaaaaatttattaaatatccATGTGTATGCTTTTAGCCTATTTAAATGAAATTGTCAGCTCTGCAAAAAAAGGTTTGTTATAGTCTGAATAATTCAAAATTAGAGATTTTTTCAGATAAATTATGCGTATTTGTATGTGAATTATTCATGAACATTAACTTCTCTTATTTTTTTACATTCAGGCCACTAGAAGAGAAATGTACAACTTTGGCAAATCTGAAGCCAGATATCCGCAACTGGTTTGTTAGAGTATTTGTTTCTGAAAAAACTCCTATTCGTTTCTTAAAATGGGGAAGGCAACAAAAACTTGTTTCATTGACAAAGAggtaaaatacattttaatccTTGGACAAAAAATTACATTGAACATGTTTTTTATGTTATCTATTTGTTTCTATAGAATGGAACCATTCAAAGAATTATATATGACCAGGACGTTGAGCAGTTGGACGAATTACTTCAATTATACAAGACATACTACATCGGGAATGCTAAAGTTAAAGAAATAACTAGCAACGCACCAGTTTTTGCATCTGCGAAACATCAAATGTTGCTTGGTAGAAGTACATACATAAAACTTGCAGATGAAGAGGAACAGCTGCCTACTAACCATGCTTACCAATTAACGACATTTGCACAATGTCCTGAGTTGGCAGTTGTGTCAAGTAAACAAATCAGCTAAGTTCTTCTTCCGATTTCCTTCTTCATCAtacaaatacattatatataaatttattcatGTGTTTCACCGTTCCAGACTTATTATGCAGTGTCATTCATGTTTTCCCTCCACTGTTCGTTGAGAAGACAAAAAGAAATTTACAAGAATTTGTAATCGTAAATGAAGAGTAAGCTACTTTGGTCAGAAAAACTGAATATTACTTGTTTCGTCggaaattgttttaaaaaaaaagaacattTACTGctctatttcatttttttactgATTatctaaaacaaaaaatatttgttttctctACTTGATAGGCATAGACCCTTAATTCTCACCTTATGGGAAGAATTCCTCCAAACTGAAGCACTTTTTTTGACTCAAAATGTTCACACTCTTCCTGTGATTTTAGGGAATGCGACTTTCTGTCAACACATTTTATGGTACAATCAAATCTATTTTCTTTCACTATGTAAAAAGGAAGAGTGCTTTTTCCAAAAATATACATATTGTGTCGTATATTTTGCGCTTTTGTACCTCATAACATTTACTTTAGCTCATTCAAATATAATATCGTTGTAGCATTAACCATTGGAATAGTACCAAACAGCACAATCTTATTTGATCCTCCAATACAACAAGTTGAACTACTAAAACAATGATAATTGCTAACCTCATTAATGACCATGTTATTTTGTACGTTCAGATTTATCTTCATTCAATTGCGATGTACTTGCTATATGAAATGCATTTTACATTTTAGTTTCCTTGCGATATATTGTGGATAAACTCACAAAATGGTTATGTTATCTTTGCACCATAATAAAGCAAGATATCAACAAACATTGCATTATGGGACATCAATTTATAAGAAGAAAATCCTGAACAAAAAGGCCTGCTGAATGAACAGTTGTCTTGTTGTCTTTGCTTATGTTTTCCTCAAATTTCTGTTTTTGTCTTCTCCCTGATATTTCTTTCTTATATTTACGTTCTTCCATAGTTCTCAGAAATAAATAACTAACATAAAGCCATTTTTTATAGGTTGCAGAGCAATAAAGAATATATTGAAAGTGTTGTTTCCCATAAATTGTATGATAAAGCCAACCAAGAAATAGACCAACCATTTGACTCCCAAATCCACAAAATCAGTCAAATCCTAAGCCTGAATGAAGTTGTAAGTCTGTATTTATTTACCTATTGTTTATCTACCTTTGAGGCAAATAAATAGTTCGAACATATCCACACTTTGGTTCGCAGGTAAAATCCTTTTGGATCAAAGCTAGGATAACAATAAAAAACTCAGAGAATTGTGTATACTTTCTGGCTTGTCCAGATTGCTCTAAAGCTTGTCGGGGTGCATACAATTATGAGTTTACATGTTTTTATTGCAACCATAATTTCCCAAGTCCAAAACCCCTGTAAGTAACTAATACACTCTGAAATCCTACACTCATTAAAAACATGCCGTCTTACTTATGATATACGTACATGTTACTATTCCAGGCAGAATTGTTTGATGGTACTGGGAATTTACATGTTTATGTTGAGCACAAGGAAGCAAGCATGTTGCTATGTATGTCAGGAGAAGATGTAATTGAGGCTGAAGAAAAGGTATATTTTTAAGACACTTAATTCTTGCCACTACAAAACTTCTCCTACTTGCTCAACAACATTTATCTTATCGACCACAGGAAATGCCATCacaattcattttccaactacGAACGTCGTGGAACAAAGCAAGAGGGAAAAGTTTCGTTCGAAACACAGTCATCGCATGTCTACCAGCTTCAGAATcatcatcagcatcagcatcagcattGCACAGCTATGAAGATAAAGGTTCTACTTTCAAAGGTGAGGAGTTGTTACGAGAGAACGTAGCTTTATTTGAATCCCAAGAAAGCAGCCCTGCAATGCAAGGAGCACTTCGAAACAGAACTTAAAACACAACATGCCAGTATAACAGGTAAGAGAAGATTAGAATCCAAAGAGAAATTGTTAAGTGAAAGCTTAAAACATGTTAAACAAGACTGAAACACTGGTATAGATGTTAAAGTCTAGCATGTATATTAGTACCTATATTTGTTTTGGTGATCTCCAAAAAATTGCTGTTTTTTTGCCTAACATTTGTAGTgcgttatttttttaaaatctctgAAAAAAAGACAATTTTCCCCTACCCAAATCGTTAAAAAACATATACACAGATACATTTCCAAAATGATACAATCAGCTATAAAATATCTGAACAcctacaaattatttaaattacatTAAATGATACCATGTTGTGCTGCATCGTAGCCAAAACTTTCCAACCTTATATATATAGCATCGTTATTTTACTCTCAActtacaaataaatattattgtaTTATTTTTGTAAACCAAAcgaaataacaactgctgcaatATTTAATCAactaaataattcaaaaaaCAAAACATCTTTACAATTACAAAAACAACAGACCTTCGACACCGCAACAAGCAAACCTAACTTAGTTCGTTACACTTGTCAATAGTTAAACAGAGTTAATCTACTTTTAATGAGGTGGCAAAAAATAAGCATCCCATGTGTCATGGTTTATATATGACTCACCCTAACTCATACAATTTATATAACTTCATTTGCCTTCTTTTACCTTACGTTTAAATATCCAAATATCCCAATACTTTCTCCTCAAAGTTTAAACTTACTTTTTAAAAATCCAACTCTAATGGAAAACAACCGCTACTGTGAATGTATCGACTGCAGTCAATGTTACTACAATTttctatttgaaaaaaaatttgagaaacTAATGAAAAGGCTTTTCTCGAACCCAGTATGGGCCATCATCTTCCGAAGAGCACTTAATATGGAGTCAAAGCTTTCTCTTCTGATAGACTATGCAATCGATATCGAGACAGAACTAAATCTCAACATTATCCGCCAACCTCAGTATGTACATTAAGCAAATAGTTAAACATTTATCTTATATActaaaaatggtttatttacaaaaaatttaatatcgGACTACTAAGAACTCTGAATAACATCCAACAAAACGTTCATTTATAGTACTTGTTTTTATCTCACTCTTTACAtcagtttaaattatttttttataatgcaTAACTAGCTTTTATTCATGTCATTGATACGTTGTATTTTTCCCCTGATATATCCATTGTCAACCATTTAAGTATGTAAATAACTTACAATATTACTCACAATTACCTAATGTCTGATATATCTAGCTCGTTCTTGGTTTTGATCACATCCTACTATTTATAATCTTTGATTTGTTGATATATTCaacaaaaaaacaataaataatataagttttcaaaatatattaatgTTTAGACGCGAATACGTTCAAATAGTTATGTTTACAAcgatattaaaaatttaaacaagcTAAATGATTTGTTCTCCCAAATTgtttcattctcagttctttAACATGATATGCTTAGAGTTTCTAAACAATTTCGTTCGCATTTATTTAACTTTTTATAATTGGATCTCAACCAAAATGCTAGAAATTAACTAACTTTATTATTGGGTTTTTTTTCAGGTACACCTCAAATGCTAGAGACCAAGAATGAAACCTAGCTCGTAATACTACGAAAATAACTAAACTTTTTATGCTTTCTAAGTACGTGCTACTCACAAAAAATCCGTAGTATATGTACAAATTATCATATTGTTATAATATCTACACTTTATTCCTATTCTGTCACCATACTTTATCcgatctacattttctttttaattataGTATGTCAGCCAATATGcaacaaaa from Primulina tabacum isolate GXHZ01 chromosome 3, ASM2559414v2, whole genome shotgun sequence encodes:
- the LOC142540971 gene encoding uncharacterized protein LOC142540971 isoform X2, translating into MTGTQYKGIGGSFLLLLATSGLRFFPLFVAQRVVLGLLFCLLALFTFGLLHCTSCVIIENLQQIKHMAISSTHTTYMPLEEKCTTLANLKPDIRNWFVRVFVSEKTPIRFLKWGRQQKLVSLTKRMEPFKELYMTRTLSSWTNYFNYTRHTTSGMLKLKK
- the LOC142540971 gene encoding uncharacterized protein LOC142540971 isoform X3 — translated: MNYFGKWFGLMVCLCYFPYLPFTFGLLHCTSCVIIENLQQIKHMAISSTHTTYMPLEEKCTTLANLKPDIRNWFVRVFVSEKTPIRFLKWGRQQKLVSLTKRMEPFKELYMTRTLSSWTNYFNYTRHTTSGMLKLKK
- the LOC142540971 gene encoding uncharacterized protein LOC142540971 isoform X1, which translates into the protein MARVLNQRSPFCLFNPLCYSPSPWKAIFGALKQRLPFCLGAQERNKFTFGLLHCTSCVIIENLQQIKHMAISSTHTTYMPLEEKCTTLANLKPDIRNWFVRVFVSEKTPIRFLKWGRQQKLVSLTKRMEPFKELYMTRTLSSWTNYFNYTRHTTSGMLKLKK